The window AGAAGAGCCTTCCATTGAAAAAGCGGTTTCTTCTTTATAAGTAAAAAGAGTAGTTTAATGAAGTGAACTCTAAAAGTCAGACACATATTTAAATTTTTAGTAAACTTATATTCACTTCATATCCGTAACCTGAGTTCTATATTCAATAGGACTCAGGTTATTTAATTTTATTTTGATTCAATCATTGTTGTAATAATCAATATATTTTTTAATTGCTTGAATAAGTGCTCTTATAAAAGAATATAATCATTTAGTTTTAGACTCCAAATCAACTGATAAATTCCTAATTCATTAATTAGACATAAAGAATAAAATTCTTTAACTATATATCTAGATTTCTTATTTTTACTTTTTACTTAATCGAATAAAAATAACCCCCAAAAGTTTTCTCTAACTTTTGAGGGTCATGTCAGTATTGCTTCCTTTTTTCTATTTTAAAAGACAGGAGGTAGCTCATCTACTTCTTCCAATTCATTCTTTTTAACAAACTCTTCTCCCCAATCACAAACCGCATCCACTACCGGAGCTAAGTCATGCCCAATTTCTGTTAAATGATATTCTACTTTGGGTGGAACAACAGGATAAACGGTACGTTCAATAATCCCATCTTCTTCTAATTCACGTAATTGACGAATTAACATTCGTTGTGTGACTTGAGGCATATATTTATTTAGTTCACTTAGTCGTAGTGGTTCATAATGTAATAAATGCCAAACAATAGGAATTTTCCATTTTCCCCCAATTACTGAAATTGCTAAATCTTTTGGATTATAAAATCC is drawn from Catellicoccus marimammalium M35/04/3 and contains these coding sequences:
- a CDS encoding winged helix-turn-helix transcriptional regulator; the protein is MYLYKDRGFYNPKDLAISVIGGKWKIPIVWHLLHYEPLRLSELNKYMPQVTQRMLIRQLRELEEDGIIERTVYPVVPPKVEYHLTEIGHDLAPVVDAVCDWGEEFVKKNELEEVDELPPVF